In Tenebrio molitor chromosome 1, icTenMoli1.1, whole genome shotgun sequence, the sequence tttttttattggtagcTGCTTAAATATGAAATGTCTGAAATATAAATCGCAGCTTTTTCCTCTCAAAGccattaacatttttcaaaaggaGCAACACACTCTAATCATTCCTCATTCAGCGAGTCTTTCCAAGACATAAATTATGAACCAAGCTACGAAACATGGAAACTTTGTGAACGTGAAAGATAATTACTTAATTCCCTCAAACCAATCACAAATAAGATTCTCGCTAATTCGGCTTGAATCAACCGttgaataataaatcaaagagtcgagttaaattttaatttgtaattctCTCTGGATGTTTGATCCTTTTCCTTTCCGACCTCGGCAACAACAAATTACGAAAATCCCacaggttattttatgctccaaTAGCGTAATACAAAACGCTCACGTAGCAAGAATCTTCTGCTCCAGAAGACAGATATTGTCTGTTCTTTAAAGAAACAATAATCTCGTGCCTTTCGTGTTGCTTTGTCATAGATTTTGGAAGGAAACATGTTACTCTcatttcaaacaatttttattaaacaaaaataaaaacaataagttAGCTTGACACAATTTCTTAAAATCTAAAAGTCGCGCCGATCTGGTACGCCTTTTTTCCTCCCGGTAATTCCCGCAAGACGGCATCGGCATCAAAATTATCACTCTTGTGTTGCAGAAAGTAGTCCTTCTTTATGAGCCTCCCATTACTGTCCCTTCTCTCATCCACCTTCCAACCATCCTGTCGTTTGACTCTTTGCCCCAGAACCCCTTGCACCTGACCCTCAAGAACATAATCCAGAGGACTCGCCAATACCGCTGTCAGAACCAGCAACAACAACACTGCCGAAGATCCACAAGAAaccatctaaaaaaaaatatgtaacaaCTGGAgagaaaattgttgaagaacTTACCTTTACAGTTGTTGGTTGTTCAAGAGTGATAGATTGTTTGAATGGCAAATTACAGTTCTGCCTTATATATGCAACCAGTAATACAAGGAAGGAATGAGGGGGAATACAGTTCCCTGTCGAGGAGTGATAAAAAGTTTCCGCGGCAGAATGAAACAAGTAGTTTTGtttagatttattaaaaatattacatcGTATTACACAAATAAAGTTTGAAGGGTCTTAAAATcgatacagagtgtcccaactATCTGTCATCTGACAGTTGATCGATTCCACGGCCTACTTGCTGGATGAGCGCTGTTGCGGTTTAAATtcgattattattaacaatattATTTGATGTGCTTAGATTAAAGAATTATTATCAACGCTGGGAGAAAATCAGAAGAGTATGTAACAACGAAGCTTCACGATTGGAAGCACACATTAGATAAGGACTATTATGATATGTATGGTTGAAAATATCACATtatatatttgaaaaattacggATTAGTGccattaaaattgaaaatgtcgaTTACAACATCCACATTGACACCTAGGATTATTGTCCTTTTCTGTCACTTATTTAATGTCGATCAAAACAGAGTTCTCCATTTTAACAGGTTTTTCAAAACTCGTTCTACTTTCTTTGTGAAAACGTCACTAAAATGGAGAGTTTTGATCAGTATTGTAACAATTGAATAATTACATGTCTAACAATCTTGTCTCTTAATCCAACATAAAATATTGACCCAAGCAAATGAGCAAGTGCCGACATAAATCACCCTAAAGGTGGATGGAATCACGCTGAAGTTCAAACACTGGGCAGGCAACCAAAACATGCAACTGGTCTTGAACGTGGGGATGAATTTGTGTTGGCACTCCTCGAACAAGTCCTGTTTCTTCtccattatgctcatagctgCAACAGCGGGTTGAATCGGCGGCTAAAACGCGCAAAGTGTTGATTTACCAACGTAAAATATGACGAGAATTTGTGGCGTCATGAAAAACTGGTCCAAAAGCATCTTCCGGACTACCACTTTGGCCGAAGTCCCCACGAATTTCTTGTCCAGCCATCTGTACCTACAAAAGCGATTTACAGTTCTGGAGCGAAGAGGTCTTCTTGACGGTATTAATTTTGGTTCGTGACGTACCAGTAATGGTACACCGGAGCGAACACAGCCACGCCAAGAATTCCAAAACACGTTAGCATTTGGCGATCATAGGCGAGCGGTTCTTTGTTCTGAAATTGCgtgaaaacaaatcaaaaaccaaaattaatacaactcGACGAGGAAACAAGTTTGGCGTGTGGAAAGTAAaagaatgaaaaataaataccaaACGGTCAAGAGTGGCCCTTGTACTGtagtcccaaaaatggcgtatcTACCGATTGTCGGCGTGTCATAAGGTACTGGCGTTTTAGCCTGACGAAACAAAATCGATTAACGAAAAACTGTGAAGTGGACGTCGTCAAAAACAAAGCCCACCGAAGAAGACGCACCGGAAGCGCCGATCGATGGGTTTTATTTTTAGCTCCTTCCGACTGTTTACTTATTCAACGCAGCTTACCAACAGCTTCCTCGTCACAGTCTGCTGGGAAAATTCGGCCCCGACGTACAGCGTCCCGTAGACCAGAGCGTTCGACACGATGGGATGGCTGTTGAAGGCGTATTTGATGAACttcaataattttgacatgctGCAACGTCAATCGGACATTACAAACGTAATAAACCCGAAGAGGGTCGCTCTCGCACTCGACCGGATACCTACTTGGGGCCCTTCAGCGCGCATCTTTTCGGTGTCTCGAACGTTTCATTTTTACACCAAAACACTTTCTACCAGATTTACTAACATGATTAGGTGTATTAAGCCGAAATTTCGCAAGCGCCGGTTCTTGCGCAAGAACACTCTTATCGATTATAATCCTCTCTCTTGCAGGACGTGACAACTAATTGCTTGTTAAAAGTTGGATTTCGGTTGCCAAAACGAGACACGATTGTACGATCTGGCATGCTGAGGGTGGAACGAGGGTTTAATTCGAACATAATTGCCTCTACCCCGCATTGGAAATTTTCCTCGCGCGTTTTTATTTGTCTAAAGTGATTTATAGAAGCTGTCAACGGTGACAAGAATTTGGCGTTACATAATTGAAGCTTTgggacaataaaaattatctaaTCTCTGTTCTTGTACATACGATTGTTATTTTGATGTGAATATCTCTTGGGTTTTTTTCATACa encodes:
- the LOC138135745 gene encoding mpv17-like protein isoform X3 — protein: MSKLLKFIKYAFNSHPIVSNALVYGTLYVGAEFSQQTVTRKLLAKTPVPYDTPTIGRYAIFGTTVQGPLLTVWYRWLDKKFVGTSAKVVVRKMLLDQFFMTPQILVIFYVAMSIMEKKQDLFEECQHKFIPTFKTSCMFWLPAQCLNFSVIPSTFRVIYVGTCSFAWVNILCWIKRQDC
- the LOC138135745 gene encoding mpv17-like protein isoform X1, which gives rise to MSKLLKFIKYAFNSHPIVSNALVYGTLYVGAEFSQQTVTRKLLAKTPVPYDTPTIGRYAIFGTTVQGPLLTVWYRWLDKKFVGTSAKVVVRKMLLDQFFMTPQILVIFYVAMSIMEKKQDLFEECQHKFIPTFKTSCMFWLPAQCLNFSVIPSTFRVIYVGTCSFAWVNILCWIKRQDLTFSQRK
- the LOC138135745 gene encoding mpv17-like protein isoform X2, whose protein sequence is MSKLLKFIKYAFNSHPIVSNALVYGTLYVGAEFSQQTVTRKLLNKEPLAYDRQMLTCFGILGVAVFAPVYHYWYRWLDKKFVGTSAKVVVRKMLLDQFFMTPQILVIFYVAMSIMEKKQDLFEECQHKFIPTFKTSCMFWLPAQCLNFSVIPSTFRVIYVGTCSFAWVNILCWIKRQDLTFSQRK